The following coding sequences are from one Ooceraea biroi isolate clonal line C1 chromosome 5, Obir_v5.4, whole genome shotgun sequence window:
- the LOC105287783 gene encoding sodium channel protein Nach, translated as MSLHGTEILQKRTKRFRMIKASLRMITNLRSTLVEVYEEFSVKSTISGLKYTTLAQTKFGRCFWAIILLSFLGFAISLAMCSYKRYQSTSINMVIINTQYPMSMIDLPAVTLCHGGIVMMHKLISFLTSNPKRIFMPRGLTRADFENSSRYLREAIYPKNYFPDELDKLHQILSANRLTLLELFENVSANCSDFLLMCQLEGKTVPCSTLFEPVVTPNGICCAFNYENSQVSQRSNELLKRSNSARIGPHFILSLLMKSYSSEDRVASIMHGDGVKVFVHERNVYSLLEVVEFMAPAGHESVAQLTGTKLTSASNCMTGCADPGAENRYQNCYMRCWKSAVWELCGCQIMSGVPMEHGRQACDLPHIPCLARAAPRANSILKQEWQCDCLADCKSTVYGIAVATAPLNAAQYSPSPFHKEVLRHQNVTALHFTFAKQSTRLLQRRMMISSTYILSYVGGIFALFLGCSIISLIEILYYFCVFSVSKFKDKNRQRDAVTIH; from the exons ATGTCTCTCCACGGAACAGAGATCTTGCAAAAACGCACCAAGCGTTTTCGAATGATAAAAGCGTCACTTAGAATGATAACAAATTTAAGGTCGACTCTCGTGGAAGTTTACGAGGAGTTCTCGGTAAAATCAACGATATCTGGACTCAAATATACGACTCTGGCGCAAACGAAATTTGGAAG GTGCTTCTGGGCGATCATTCTGCTGTCCTTCCTGGGATTCGCTATTTCGCTAGCAATGTGTTCCTATAAGCGATATCAATCCACCAGCATAAACATGGTGATAATAAACACTCAGTATCCAATGTCTATGATAGATCTACCTGCGGTGACCTTGTGCCATGGTGGTATCGTGATGATGCACAAGTTGATTTCTTTCTTGACGTCGAACCCAAAACGGAT ATTTATGCCTCGCGGACTGACGCGTGCCGACTTTGAAAATTCCAGTAGGTACTTACGAGAGGCAATCTATCCAAAGAATTACTTTCCTGACGAGCTAGACAAGCTACATCAGATTCTCTCGGCAAATCGGCTCACGTTACTCGAGCTCTTTGAAAACGTCAGCGCAAACTGTAGCGACTTCTTGCTGATGTGTCAGCTTGAGGGAAAGACGGTGCCTTGCTCGACGTTGTTTGAGCCAGTGGTTACCCCTAACGGTATCTGCTGCGCTTTCAATTATGAGAATTCTCAGGTCTCGCAAAG ATCCAACGAGCTACTGAAGCGATCTAACAGCGCGCGAATTGGCCCGCACTTCATTCTGTCTCTTCTCATGAAATCGTACTCGTCGGAGGACCGCGTAGCTTCCATCATGCATGGCGACGGTGTGAAGGTGTTCGTGCACGAGAGAAACGTATATTCCTTGTTGGAAGTGGTGGAATTCATGGCTCCTGCCGGCCACGAGTCTGTAGCACAGTTAACGGGCACAAAACTGACCAGCGCATCTAATTGCATGACGGGATGCGCAGATCCAGGAGCGGAAAATCGTTATCAGAATTGCTACATGAGGTGTTGGAAGTCTGCTGTATGGGAGCTTTGCGGCTGCCAAATAATGTCCGGAGTGCCCATGGAGCATGGCAGGCAGGCGTGCGACCTTCCACACATCCCATGCCTGGCGCGAGCCGCGCCACGCGCCAATTCTATCTTAAAACAAGAGTGGCAGTGTGACTGTCTGGCAGATTGTAAGAGCACGGTGTACGGCATAGCAGTCGCGACAGCGCCTCTAAACGCGGCGCAATATAGTCCTTCACCGTTCCA CAAAGAGGTTCTGCGACATCAAAACGTGACTGCGCTCCATTTCACATTTGCCAAGCAGTCAACGAGATTATTGCAGCGCCGGATGATGATTTCAAGCACATATATCTTAT cATATGTAGGTGGTATCTTTGCACTATTTTTAGGATGCAGTATAATTTCTTTGATCGAGATTCTATATTACTTTTGCGTATTTTCTGTCAGtaagtttaaagataaaaatagacAGAGGGATGCAGTTACCATTCATTGA
- the LOC105287657 gene encoding uncharacterized protein LOC105287657 — protein MKKSQKLDQKEKRRERTLNVCLPHIIKDTKDIESLFVGNFHVKLPRQSSKSCHVVFPSVEEKIKNHKLAKDKTINGKRIIIRALPALVPNSKTKKKKKKLFMPEVKSDIKVTQTLFISNILNGTKSHEVREIIPGCVHVTLLKPYNKNFRSAIAKMETIQVAANYLKRQSRWPVLKGHTLRLKPDTRQKHKRKASSKTLKIYDATATEECKSDGSSDHIDDNDESD, from the exons ATGAAGAAGTCACAGAAATTGgaccaaaaagaaaaacgaagagAACGAACATTAAATGTTTGTTTACCACATATAATAAAAGACACAAAAGACATTGAAAGTTTATTCGTTGGTAATTTTCATGTGAAGCTACCGCGACAGTCCAGTAAATCGTGTCACGTTGTGTTTCCTAGCGTAGAGGAGAAGATAAAAAATCACAAGCTTGCAAAGGACAAAACAATCAATGGAAAACGAATCATTATTCGGGCATTGCCTGCTCTTGTACCTAACTCGAAAactaagaaaaagaagaaaaagcttTTCATGCCTGAAGTAAAATCAGACATTAAAGTGACACAAAC GCTATTTATCTCGAATATATTGAATGGTACAAAATCACACGAAGTAAGAGAGATTATCCCTGGATGCGTACACGTTACTTTATTGAAACCTTACAATAAAAACTTCAG AAGTGCCATAGCTAAAATGGAGACTATCCAAGTAGCAGCAAATTATTTGAAGAGGCAGAGCAGATGGCCAGTTTTGAAAGGACACACACTTCGTCTGAAACCAGATACTAGACAAAAGCACAAGAGAAAAGCGTCTTCTAagactttaaaaatttatgacgCTACTGCGACGGAAGAATGTAAATCTGATGGAAGCTCAGACCACATAGACGATAACGACGAAagcgattaa
- the LOC105287656 gene encoding 60S ribosomal protein L10 → MGRRPARCYRYCKNKPYPKSRFCRGVPDPKIRIFDLGKKKATVEDFPLCVHLVSDEYEQLSSEALEAGRICANKYMVKNAGKDQFHIRMRLHPFHVIRINKMLSCAGADRLQTGMRGAFGKPQGTVARVHIGQPIMSIRSSDRHKAAVIEALRRAKFKFPGRQKIYVSKKWGFTKYDRADYEELKVAGRLAPDGCNVKYLPEHGPLEEWKKFRKILAAA, encoded by the exons ATGGGGCGCCGTCCAGCCAGGTG CTATCGCTACTGCAAGAATAAGCCGTATCCGAAATCGAGATTTTGTCGGGGTGTACCAGATCCAAAGATCCGAATTTTCGATCTTGGTAAAAAGAAAGCAACCGTTGAGGACTTTCCATTATGCGTACATCTAGTATCGGACGAGTATGAGCAATTGAGTTCCGAAGCTTTGGAAGCTGGACGTATTTGCGCCAACAAATATATGGTGAAAAACGCTGGCAAGGATCAATTCCATATTCGTATGAGGCTTCATCCGTTCCACGTTATTCGCATCAATAAGATGTTGTCATGCGCTGGAGCTGATAG GCTCCAAACGGGAATGAGAGGTGCTTTTGGCAAACCCCAAGGGACCGTTGCCAGAGTGCACATAGGTCAACCCATCATGAGCATACGGTCCTCCGACCGTCACAAGGCGGCGGTTATAGAGGCTCTGCGACGTGCCAAATTCAAGTTCCCTGGTCGTCAGAAGATTTACGTATCGAAGAAATGGGGTTTCACCAAATACGATCGTGCTGATTATGAGGAACTGAAAGTGGCGGGTCGCCTTGCGCCGGACGGTTGCAATGTCAAATATCTGCCTGAGCACGGGCCGCTCGAAGAATGGAAGAAATTCAGGAAAATACTTGCTGCGGCCTAA